The genomic segment AATCTTAGCGGAAGATTTTATGCTGGTTTGGCTTCTTCTATCCTTTGtattacatgatatatatatatatacaggttaTAGGATAATgcttttaaatatgattaaatacaACAAAGTTAAGCCTTATATACATGATAAACGTATTTGAACATGGATGATAAGTTATTTTatgtatttcaaatatataactcTATAAATGAGTTTAAACAGGTTATGTGTTCAGCAATGTAGGTTAACCTGTTAGTACAATTAATTAAACATGTAGAAACAGTTCATGTACAAGTTAGATGTGTCAACATACTTTGAACACGATTATTTTGTGTCAAATTTAAGATGGCACAATTATGAcataaacatgattattcaaaCCTCAAACCAACTCAACTTTGTGTCATTTCCAAAATGTCAAGTCCTGGCTATGTTACATTATTCTTTGGTATTAGGTTCCATCcgttagtaattttggtattccAATAGATGAATGTGTTGTTACCTTACCCTTTTGTAttagtttctttcttttcataATATGTAATAGTTTCTTGTGTTGTTGAGTTGTCCTTTTGTATGAGCTTCTATTATTGGGCATTTTCATAATATGTAATAGATGTTTGTGTTGTTAAGTTGTCTTTCGTATTAGCTTTGATTTATTGGTTATTTTGGAAGTTCATTTTCACAAATGCTTGTATCACTAATTTGCCTTAGCTTTTTGCTACTTTTCTACAGCCCGTCCTATCATTGTTGACTTCTCACCTGTGACGGACTTCCGAGAGGCCACCTGTAGGCAGTATGATGAGAATACTTGCAGTCGTGGTGGATACTGCAATTTTATGCACCTTAAAAGAATAAGCAGGTAGGATGTTTCTCTAAATCAGCTTTAGTTTTATATGGTCATTGTTTTGTATGTCTAAAACTTTTCATTGTGTTAATCTTTATTAGGGAGTTGAGGCGCCAGTTATTTGGGAGGTCAAAAAGGAGGCGAAGTCATAGCCGAAGCAAAAGCCCTAACCGGCGTCGTAGTAGCCATGATGAGCGCCCTCATGGTTCACGTGACCATGGTAGACGGTACAATGATAGGGATAATTATCACGAAAGCCGGAGCAGAAGACACAGAAGCACAAGTCCTGGTCATCGGAGAGGTCGGAGCAGAAGCCCTGGGGGAAAGAGGAATCATAGCCCAATCCGTGAAGGCAGTGAGGAGAGACGTGCTAAAATTGAGCAATGGAACCGTGAAAGGGAGCAACAGGAAAatgcaaataattttgagaaaGATGCTGCCAATAATAACAAGAAGAATGGTAGAAATGAATATTTGCGGAATGATGATAAGAACTATCAGCAACAGGAGTAGGCTTCACTTCCAGAAGTTCATTAATCCTGATTATATCACCCTGCCTGGTTTGTCTCTCAATGTTTTTCCTTCATCATTTTTGTATTTCAACCCCTCTCTGTAGTCAGTAGAAGTTAGAAATATTTCTGCTAAGACCAACCATTCAGTAAATCTTTCTACTAAGCACATTTTCCACTGTGCAGGTAGTGCAGGTTCACAATTCTATGATATGGAATTTGAAATTTGTTTTGCCTTTTCCATTTAGGTCCATGCCTTTTGCAACTATCATCATGATGCTTGATTGTGTGCTTTTACTTTGAGAAGTTTCAAACACATGCCCTTTTTGTTTTCAGCTTTCCAATCAGTTTCTTTCTAGAATTGTTTGTTTAATTCCTCTCTCTTTGTTTACCGGTTTTATCATATTTTTCCTCGATTTCTTCTCTTCTATTAACTTGGTTTTATCGAAGTTTCTAGAACAAGACGATTAAGAAAGAAAAGTCAAAATACCTAGAGAAATGAGGTTTTAAGCTAATCAGCATACATTTACTTTCTTTTACACAACTCCCTTGAAGCTCTTCTAGTGGCCTTAATCTCCTCTGTGGAACCTTGCTACCTTTCTGCCTTCAATATTTAGTTTAGCCTTTAGCATTAGGAAAATATGTGGATTAAAGCTTTGTTTGTGCATTTATACTGTGTGTGCGCATAAATCTACAGTCAGGTACTCTGACCATGGCACGTCCAGGCTACTGAATGATCAAAGTTCATGGTTCTAATTTCCTTAAACCATCTCTACCTCAAAACTCTTTTTTAAGTCACAATTTTTCTGTAGGAAATCGGTATACTTATCAATGTTAATCTAGTTTTGCAGGTTCAGGTATTCCTGCTCCTCGGGACTGAGCAATCATTTTAATTGCAACTTTATCATGGAATTTGTGTATACAGGTAGTCCATTGGGTGCCAAATAAACTGGTGGTTTAAAGTATCTTTTGGGTTTAACTTAAAGAAGAAAACAAGAAGCACCTGCAACCACTACTCTCTCAACTCTGTTGCATTGGGTCCTAACCACAAGCAAGGAGTAATAGTGGTATTAGCAAAGGCTCTACTTAATTTGCTAGACTttgttatttgttatatttagTTGTTAACCTGACAGGTTTGGTGTTTGTTGGACCCCCAGAACTATGTTTTGTGTTAAGACATTGAAGGACCTGTTTGTTTTTTGATTGAAGAAACATTTGGTGATTGGTAGTTATTAAAATCTGTGTTTCCCTTCTAACTTCTCATTTCTTTGTTCTGTCTGCTCACCTCTGCCACACTTAATACCTAACAACTGCTACAGGGCTACTAAtctatttagttttatttatttattaataattaggtCAAATTGTATACGCAGTCCCTGTGCTAGTGAAATTAGTTGCActttaattttagtaaaatttagttCTGCTTCTAATATATTATTCTCATATGGGTTATTAACGACttgacaattttttttgaaaggaaaAAATAAGTAATCCGGGGCTCATCACAAGATTAAAAACTACAGTTAGGGTTAGGTTGAAAAGTTATTTTCAAAATTGGTTTTAGAAAAAAGTGGTAGAAAATTactctataaaaatattttttggtattttgcgTTGTCTATTACAGTCAAAAACTACGgttgaaagtttaaaaaaaaatagtcatAATTGTAGAAAGTAAAAAGTTAGTAAAATTATATGatagttaaataatttaatataatgataaatgaaatataaattttaaatatttttaagtatttaattgtacGGTTGTCAaagctgaaaaaaataaaaatctatttcaaaatataaattaatagatAGCAACAAGTATGGTCATGTCCACAAAAattgatgataattttatttctttaacaaataaaataaaatatggggttaaaaataaaaataaaaattaaaacaaagtaaaaagaaatagtaaaataaaatataagaaaaccaATATGATAAACTCTAGCCGAAAGGTAAAATTTTCGTTTTGATTGAATAATTTGACTGTTGATATAAAGATAATTTTCAATGTCCTTTAATAAATTGGTTTAGTTGTCAACAATCGCCTAGCAACTTACTATATTGTTACCTTCTCGATAATCAAGTCAATCATCATTAATTACTTTCCTTATTGTTAAACAACCCTATAACAATTGCTTAATcaactaagggtgagtttggatgggcggtgcttttacctgcggttagtgtaaaagcagcggtggcggtgagattagatactgtagcgatattgtagcgtgagacaaaaaataagctaaacgcaccgcaccgcaccgcacccaatcgcccatccaaacccaccctaaatctCTAATTGACAAAGCAACCGTTCTAAGTTATCAAATACCAACCGAATATTTAACAACGTTGAATAATTGTAATTAATCCAAAAGACATGCAAATACTAAAGAGTAAATAAAAGATTAAGAATAATTATATCTCACAAACTTTAGATAATCAAACTTCAACTAAAAAAGAGGGATAAAAAcccataaagaaaataaaatacaaaaccaaaataaaaccaataatGGTTATATCCCTCTCTCAACCTAATAATGTCTATTTATAGGGAAAAATATAATGGAGAAAATACAAAAGTGCCATCGAATACATAAAGCGaaatatttttagggttttcgACAATTTATGCGTCAAACTTCCAAGTCCTTTTTGGATATATTCTTGACATTTTAGGGCTTGAGTCATGAAATAACTTTAACTAAATCTTTCAATTCCTTTCAAATCAATAAATTATGAACTCAAAACAAAAGtctatagtttaaattattatcAAAATACTAAAATTGCATAATATTAAAAGTACAAACTATAAAAATTTGCCACATATAAATTTTAAGCTACTTTATCTCTAATTTTTCTCCGACATCCACCCTTCATGccaaaatttcaaaaagttaaattCAAAATGATTTAGTTAGTATCGAAATATAAACAATTATTAGGAAAAAATTTGTAGCccatgaattgaaaaaaattactgtctgcataacatttcaaacaagcCAATCAAAATTACTGCTGGCTGTGAGGTTCGAACTCACGCGCACTTATGTGCAGCAGATCTTAAGTCTGCCCCCTTAACCACTCGGGCAAACCAGCCAGTTGCAGTGTTAATTCCacaactactttacaaaatatattaataaagtaataaaattaaaattaaaatttactggATGTGAGATGCGAAATTAGAACTCACTCGTACTTATGTGTATTTGATCTTAAGTCTGCCTCCTTAACCTCTCGGGCAAACCAGCTGATTCCAATGTTCATTTCACAATTATATTCATATTGTAATATATAAAgcaagaaagtaaaaataaatttaaattttgctgGCTGTGAGGTTCGAACTCACAAGCACTTATGTGCAGCAGATCTTAAGTCTGCCCCCTTAACCTCTCGTGCAAACCAGCTGTTCGTTTCACAGTTATCTtttcattataatatataaagaaaaaaagtaataaaaaaaattaaaatatgctgGCTGTGAGGTTCGAACTCACGCGCACTTCTGTGCAGCAGATCTTAAGTCTGCCCCCTTAACCTCTCGGGCAAACCAGCTAACTGTTCACTAAACCATATATAGAATTATACTTACGTTGGTGTTACAGTGGTCATTTTTATCTGATCAAGTATTACAACGTCCTTGGAGAACAGACAGACAGGCAGGCAGAGCAATGTTTATAATAGGTACAAAGAGTTCATACCCATTGTTTTATTACTACTATCATATCTGTTGCTCAGTCTTCCATTGGAACTAAAACAGATGCTTGGAATTCATGGATGGACCTTTTTCTATATGCAAAAATTCAAACTCTTCAGTCAGAAATTTTagtataactcaaaattt from the Gossypium hirsutum isolate 1008001.06 chromosome D09, Gossypium_hirsutum_v2.1, whole genome shotgun sequence genome contains:
- the LOC107891645 gene encoding splicing factor U2af small subunit B, which codes for MAEHLASIFGTEKDRVNCPFYFKIGACRHGDRCSRLHTKPSISPTILLSNMYQRPDMITPGVDAQGNPIDPRKIQQHFEAFYEDLFEELSKYGQIESLNICDNLADHMVGNVYVQFREEEHAANAVKNLSGRFYAARPIIVDFSPVTDFREATCRQYDENTCSRGGYCNFMHLKRISRELRRQLFGRSKRRRSHSRSKSPNRRRSSHDERPHGSRDHGRRYNDRDNYHESRSRRHRSTSPGHRRGRSRSPGGKRNHSPIREGSEERRAKIEQWNREREQQENANNFEKDAANNNKKNGRNEYLRNDDKNYQQQE